A portion of the bacterium genome contains these proteins:
- a CDS encoding right-handed parallel beta-helix repeat-containing protein has protein sequence MKFAHTIAIATFLAGCVAQVAWARTWRVELNGSGDFRDIQPAVEAASSGDTIRIGPGRFQQLHQIVAPAWTEETIVAVTKDNLTFIGAGAEQTILGMTSYYAPEGRFPKVICSVDSHVGAISGLTIENMKTGIYWWQGTLDVHDCVFRHFGAGIVCWIDGGSIRDCQFEISNDGKALTPELTNTLIVDSCSCLGYGQGFTSGASAHNINFSNCEFRDNRTAMVYDRWSTGTIENTTIVNSIFAGLMVTYNSQVNMVGVRINGGQYGLFVSGGSVVTGENVILEGTTGESLYTSSESHVTINNSHILPASGLGVGSHGYFGAPVLLDLSGNYWGTTSTDLIDSMITDGVDDPLVHCTVQYLPIANGPVPTESTSWGDLKALFR, from the coding sequence ATGAAATTCGCGCATACGATCGCAATTGCGACTTTCCTGGCCGGCTGCGTGGCTCAAGTGGCGTGGGCCAGAACTTGGCGAGTGGAACTCAACGGTTCGGGGGACTTTAGGGATATACAGCCAGCGGTGGAGGCCGCATCATCAGGCGATACGATTCGTATCGGTCCAGGGAGATTTCAGCAACTGCATCAGATCGTTGCTCCGGCGTGGACGGAGGAGACGATTGTTGCGGTGACAAAGGACAATCTGACATTTATCGGAGCGGGGGCGGAACAGACGATTCTTGGCATGACGTCTTACTATGCACCGGAAGGTCGGTTTCCAAAGGTCATTTGTTCCGTCGACTCGCATGTTGGCGCCATCAGTGGTCTGACGATTGAGAACATGAAGACAGGAATCTATTGGTGGCAGGGGACTTTGGACGTGCATGATTGCGTGTTTCGACATTTTGGCGCCGGGATTGTGTGCTGGATCGATGGCGGAAGCATTCGCGATTGTCAATTTGAAATTAGCAATGATGGGAAAGCACTCACGCCGGAACTGACGAACACATTGATTGTTGATAGCTGCAGTTGTTTGGGGTACGGCCAGGGATTCACGTCCGGTGCTTCCGCCCACAACATCAATTTCTCAAATTGTGAATTTAGAGACAACCGTACTGCGATGGTGTACGACCGTTGGAGTACTGGTACGATCGAGAATACGACGATCGTGAATTCGATCTTTGCTGGTTTGATGGTCACATACAACTCGCAGGTGAATATGGTAGGTGTGCGCATCAACGGCGGGCAATACGGACTCTTTGTGTCTGGCGGATCAGTTGTGACCGGAGAAAACGTGATATTGGAAGGGACGACCGGTGAATCCCTGTACACTTCGTCCGAGTCGCATGTGACTATTAACAATAGTCACATTTTACCGGCGAGTGGCCTTGGAGTTGGTAGCCATGGCTACTTCGGAGCACCCGTGCTGCTGGACTTAAGTGGCAACTATTGGGGCACGACCAGTACGGATCTGATTGATAGCATGATCACAGACGGTGTCGACGACCCATTAGTTCACTGTACTGTGCAGTACTTGCCAATCGCCAACGGCCCGGTCCCGACCGAGTCCACTTCCTGGGGCGACCTGAAGGCCCTATTCCGGTGA